Within the Candidatus Ruthia endofausta genome, the region TGAAATGCAATTTGCAGAAATGGATGGTTATATGGCAGAGTCTTCTGCCAGTGAGTTGTTATTAGGCTTAGACATCCCAGAAGAGCAACATTATGGCTTAATGAGCGAAATTGCACCAGGTTGGAAATTGCGTATTTTACTAGCCCAGGCGCTGTTCTCAAATCCAGAAATTCTACTACTTGACGAGCCAACAAACAATCTAGATATTAACTCAATTCGCTGGCTAGAAGGTGTATTAAAAGAACGCAAAGCAACCATGGTTATCATCTCTCATGATAGGCATTTTTTAAATGGCGTATGCACACACATGTCTGATTTAGACTATGGTGCACTTAATACCTTTCCTGGTAATTATGATGACTTCATGATTGCATCAACTGCCATTCAAGAAAAAATGCAAACGGATAATGCCAAAAAAGAGGCTAAAATCAAAGAGCTTAAACATTTTGTTTCTCGTTTTTCAGCCAAGGCCTCTAAATCCAAGCAAGCCACTTCAAGATTAAAGCAGTTAGATAAAATTATATTGGATGAGATTAGACCCTCTTCAAGAGTAAGCCCTTACATTATTTTTAATCAAGAAAATAAATTACATAGAAATGTATTAGAAGTCAAAGGCTTGTCTAAGAGTTTCAACCCTCAAGGAGATGCTAAAAAAAATGACAAACTTGAGGTTTTAAAAGATATTAATTTCTTATTTGAGGTGGGTGATCGCATTGCCATTATTGGTCAAAATGGTATTGGTAAAACCACATTACTGCGTACTTTAGTTGGTGAAATCAAGCCCGACAAAGGCAAGATTAAGTGGAGCGAAAACATTAACATTGGTTATTATGCACAGGATTACAGTAAAGATTTTGAAACTGATATGAATGTACTTGACTGGATGAGTCAATTCAAAACCGAAAAAGACGACATACAGGCAATGCGCGCAGTGCTGGGTAAAATGTTATTTGGCAAAGAAGACATTGGAAAGAGCATTAAATCACTTTCTGGTGGCGAAAAAGGCAGAATGTTATTTGGCAAACTCATGCTACAAAACCCCAATGTATTAGTGATGGATGAGCCTACCAATCACCTTGATATGGAGTCTATCGAAGCCCTTAACCTAGCACTGGATAATTACGAAGGCACTTTAATATTCGTCAGCCATGACAGAGAATTTGTATCCTCATTATCTACCAAGGTGGTAGAGCTTAAAGAGGACGATATGCATTATTATTCTGGCAATTATGAAAACTACTTGACCAGCCAAAAATAAAAGTTGTTAGTGTTGATATAATGATTGATAACTTTTTTGATGGAATAGAGTGAATAGCTTAGAGTTAAAAAAAGGCAAATTTATTGTTTATAGTCAAAAAATAGTTGATGATATTTTGTAGCATAAAAAATGACGGATGAGAAAGAAATACTAAAACCCTTTGATAAAAGTGTCAGCAAGGCTTTGACCATTAAAAAAGCGTTGGGGTCACTATGCGGTTGTGTGGAATGAGAAGGCAAAAGAAGTTAAAAGAATTGAGGTAAAGGATTTGCCAGAATATCGCTATAAAATATAATGCATATTCTATATACTAGCTTTTTAACCATTTAAAATCAAAAAAGATTTTGACTTAGCGGCCGTGTTTTTCTTATTTCAACAAGTAGACAGGTGTATTAATTCAATTTAGGGGTTAGGCTTGAGCCTTGCGCGCCATTTTGACGTTGATTTGATTATTTATTTACTGGTGAGTTCTTATCTAAGCGCATCAAAATTATTTGTTTTTATACCGATGGGTGATATTTTTATATCAAGTTTGCCAATCATTCTTTCAGCCATTGGGCTGGGTCTGTTGTACTATTTTATCTCCAATGAAAAAGTATCGTTCAAAAATGCGATTAAATCAGGCTTTATTGCTGTATTTCTTTTAGAGATTTTAAAATCAATATTATTAATTTATATTAACTATTTCCCTTTTTATGAGCTGATTTATAGCGCATTATTCATGCTATTATTGTTCATGCTTTGGGTATATTTTTTTTTGGTTGTGGTATTATTTGGCACAAGTAGCAGTTTTTGTTTGTGTCAGGCAGAGGATCAATAAATGTTCACAGGTATTATTCAGACTATTGGTAAGATTAAAAGCATTAAGGCAGGTACGTTCTGCTTTGAGGCGCGAAGCTCATTTTTTAATGAGGTTGAAATAGGCGATAGTATTGCCGTAAATGGCGTATGTTTAACCGTTATTGAAATAGGCAATGATTATTTCAAAGCCGACATTTCACAAGAAACACTCAGGTGTACAATTTTTAATCACTTAAGCACTAACAATTCAGTTAACCTTGAAAAAGCACTAAGGCTTAATCAAGGCATCGACGGGCATTTAGTCAGTGGTCATGTTGATGGTATTGCCAAGGTTGTTGAGCGATTTATTGAAGGCGAATCGAGACGTTTTAAAATTAATGCGCCTAAGAATTTGATAAAATATATCGCCAAAAAAAGCTCTGTTTGTATTAACGGCGTGAGTTTAACAGTCAATAATATTAATGACTGCGTGTTTGATATCAATATTGTGCCACACACGGTAAAAGCCACAACATTAGGCGAGTTGGAAATAAATAGTAAGGTTAACCTTGAAGTTGACATTATTGCCAGACACCTTGAGCAATTATTACACCATTAAAAACAGTTATGAAATCCACCATTGAAGAAATTTTGAAAGACTATAGCCAAGGCAAAATGATTATCCTTATGGATGATGAAGACCGTGAAAACGAAGGCGACTTAATCATCCCTGCTGAAACCGTTACTAAAGAAGACATTAATTTCATGGCAACTCATGGTCGTGGTTTGATTTGTCTAACCTTAACAGAAGAGCGCTGTAAGCAGCTTAATTTGCCACTTATGGTGGCGCAAAATAACGATGCCAATGGCACTAATTTTACCGTTTCAATTGAGGCAGTAGAAGGCGTAACCACAGGAATTTCAGCAGCAGACAGAGCCAAAACAATATTAGATGCAGTGGCAAGAGATGCCAAGCCTGCTGACATTGTACAACCAGGGCATATTTTCCCACTTATGGCACAGCCAGGTGGGGTTTTAATCCGAGCAGGGCACACAGAAGCAGGGTGTGATTTAGCACGTCTTGCAGGACTTGAACCAGCCAGTGTAATTGTTGAAATCCTCAATAAGGATGGCTCAATGGCTCGACGTGATGATTTAGAAATCTTTGCCAAAAAACACAACATTAAACTAGGTATGATTGAAGATTTAATTTCTTATCGAGTTGAAAACGAAAAAACTATCGAGCGCATTAATGAGCGTGAGTTTAAGACTGAATTTGCCATTTTTAGATTAATTTCATTTCTTGATAGTATTCACAATGAAACACATCTTGCCTTGGTTAAAGGTGAAATTAGCAGTAATACTGACACCTGCGTACGTGTACACATGGAAGATGTTTTTAAGGATGTGTTACGAGAAAAGTCAAACAATTTTAGCGTTAACGCTGTATTAAAGCACATTGCTAAGTTAGATAGTGGTGTTTTATTGCTACTTAGAATGCAAACCGACCAGAGCATTTTAGAAAATATTGACAAGGTTAATGGTAATGCTCATGATGATATCAAAACCTATGGCGTTGGTGCGCAGATCTTATCTGACCTTGGTGTCAAAAGAATGAGAATTTTAGGCAGTCCTAGAAAGCTTTATGGCTTAAAAGGCTTTGGTTTAGAAGTAACTGAATACGTAGACACCAGTAAGTAAAGGAGCAATAATGGAATTTAAATTTGATAAAAATGGCAATAGGGATTTTCTTGTAAAAGCAAAAGTTGCGATTATCGTGGGTTATTTTTACCAAAATATTGGCGATAAGCTATTATCAGCAGCACAAGAAACCTTAGCCAGATATGGCATTAATGTCAATAATATCAATGTGTTTTACGCCCCTGGTGCATTTGAAATCCCGCTATTAGCTAAAAAATTAGCAAGCCAGCAACTAAGTGGCAAAAATCTATACGATGGTATCGTGGCTTTAGGTGCAGTTATCAATGGCGAAACCACGCATTTTGAGTTTATTTGTAACGAATGCGCTCGTGGCGTGGCAGATGTTTCTTACCAATATGAAATCCCCACTGCTTTTGGTATACTTACTACAAACAACATGGAACAAACCATCGGTAGGGCGGGTGGCTATAAGGGCAACAAAGGTGAAGAGGCAACCATGGCAATGATTGAAATGCTATATTTAATGCAACAAGTAGACACTCAAACTTTTTAACCATGACCTTTAAAACCCCAAAGCAACGCTCCCGAGAACGTGTAGTACAAGCGCTATATCAATATCTAGTATCAGGTGGCGAAGTATTGCAAATTGAACAACAATTTTTAAACCAAAAACAAGGCAAAATCTCAAAAGCTTTCTTTTCAAATTTATTCATCAACATTCTTAAAAACAGATCTTTACTAGATGAGATTATCGCACCTACCATTAGCCGAAAAACTGAGCAACTAGGCTCTGTTGAGCACGCTATTTTATATTTAGGCGCTTTTGAGCTTAAATTTAGCCCGGAAGTACCTTATAAAGTCGTGATTAATGAATCACTTGAATTGGCAAAGCTGTATGGTGCAGAAGGTGTGCATAAACTTATTAACGCTTCATTAGATAAACTAGCACAAACACTTAGAGAAGTTGAATTAACCAACTAAAAAAATAAGTCTAATTAAAAGCTTTTACAATCAAAGTTGCTACCTTTTCTTTGCTAGCCAAACGACTTAATTTTTTCCTTACAAAGCCGCTTAGTTAATAAGTGAACGACTCTCTTATTCAAATAGGTTGGCACTATCAAACCATTCATCATAATCTCTAATCGCCATTTTCTATACCCTTCCTGAGTCAAGTTTTCCGGCATAGCCAGCTCTTTCCTATTAAACTCATACAACAGCAATCCCCTGGTCTTTAATACCAGTAAAAAAGTACTGTCCTTCTTTAAGCGTATTATTAACTTCATCCGAAGTATGTACAGTCAAGTTACATTCTAGTTTAAAAAACGGTGGTAAAAAGACTCTTACTCTATCTTCAATCGTATTCCACAAATCAAACTTTGCTACTAAGTCATATTGATCAACAATCACTAAAATATCATAATCACTGATATAACCAGTCTCTGGCTTATTCATCCACTTACCCGTATAGCGTGCGAACCAAACAGAATAACCTTAATCAACTTACCTGTTTTCCTTTTGCCTGACGCCGCACTTACAACTAAATCAAATTTTTCACGAATGACTTGGAGAATTTGCCTTAAATGGGTTTGCTTATTACTAGGTAAGTACTCTTAGGGAGTCTTTCATTTAGTTTGGTCAGAAAACCCTTGTTAGTTAGGTGTTGATGTTCATTGTTGGTATGGATTATACAGATACAATGATGGTGGTGAGGTGTGGGGGCTTGATTGTTGTGATGGTAGAAGTAGTGAAAACACACAAAGTGTTTGATGGGTATTTTCAATAATTAATGCTTATGTTCCTATATTTTCATTATTCCTAAAGCAGTAGAAAAAACGGCACTCAGTCAATAAATTTGAAAATTTCGGCTAGGCCATAGTTTTTAAAAACATGAATGCCTAATTTTTTTGGTTTAACAATGGTATTAAAAGAGAATTTTGATAATAACCAACTCATTCAAGAAAAGTTTGTAGAATTGATCTCCGCTTAAATATTCGAGTAAAACACCGCCTCAATGAATTGAAGGAAATTCACGCCTCTCCCATATACGCTAGTAACGAATTCATTCTGGAAGCAAAAAGGTAAAGAAATGATCGATAAAATCGCTGATAAATCACCTGAGGTCACTTTGGATATTGTAGCTGGCTATCTTAAGAACCCAATAGTTAGGCGATGAGTAGGTATCAAAAGCATCACACGCCGTTCATAGCGACGTTAGGTCTTAAAATATGACTGAGCCAGAATCACTAGCAGAAAAAAGGAATTGAGAGTTGAAAGAATTGGTTTGCTTTTGCCTTTGTTGGCACGGTGTTTACGCACAATTTCATAGTCAGCTTTGGTGTTAGTTAACAGTTGTGGCTTTAGTATTTCAGAGAGTAGAGCGCTTGCTACACTAACGAATTTAGAAGCATCTTGTACGTAAAACACGCCATGGTTATCGGCTGTGCCCATGCTTTAGAGGTGGTAGCACCATCAATCATTAGGGGTAATTTAAAGCTTTGGCGCGCCATCTTTCGGGCAACAAATATCATTTCATCTAGTGAGGAGTGTGATGGAGTCCGGATAGGCCGATAATGTCCATATTTTCTTTTCTGGTGGTCTCTAAAATGGTTTCAGTGGGTAGCAATCACCCCTAAATCGATAATCTCATAATTATTACAAGAAAATATACGACAACAATGTTTTTGCCAATATCGTCCACATCGCCTTTAACTGTTGCCATTTGCTTTGTAAGGTGGAGGCGAAATTTTCTTTTTCGGCTTCTAAGAAAAGGGTCTAGGTAGGCACAGATTTTTTCATCACACGGGCGATTTGACCACTTGTAGCAAGAACATTTTGCCTGCATCAAACAAATCACCGACGATATTCATACCCGCCATTAGCGGGCCTTCGATGACAAGAGTAGGATGATCCAATTCATCAAAGGCTTCTTGAATGTCTTCATCAATATATTTGGTAATGCCTTTGACTAATGCATGTTTTAGACGTTTTTCTACTGCCCATGTGCGCCATTATAAATCTTTGCTGTTGTCTTTTTGTTCAAGCAAGTTGGAGAATTGAGCGGCAATACCCCCACCAAGAGCTCATCGGCTTTGCTATCAGTAAAGCACCACATCTTCAATACCTGTTGCGACGACAAAAATATTGGGGTCAAAAAAATAATGTCTTCTGGTGGGAAATTAACCTCATCAACTAGGATATTTAAGCATTACCGTTTGCGTAAACGTCGTATCAATAAAAGAAAAAACAAACTCATTTCTTTAGAAAAAGCTAGAGCCAACAAGCCCAATATCTCTTTTAATACCATTGTTAAACCAAAAAAAATAGGCATTCATGTTTTTAAAAACTATGGCGGCCTAGCCGAAATTTTCAAATTTATTGACTGAGTGCCGTTTTTCCGAACTTGGGAATTAGCCGGTAAATTTCCCGATATCTTAACGGATGAGATTGTGGATGAATCCGTTAGCACACTATTTGATGATACCGAAGCTTTATTTAAAAAAGTGATTGACAAAAAAATGACTCACCGCCAATAGTGCAAATCTCTATTTTTCGTGCTTGCCCGACTTCATCAAATGCCATAACAATAATAGCCGCGCCATAGCGCTTGCACAGGCGGATGTATTGTATAAAGTTTGCCTTGCCTTCTTTGAGTGAGATGGAATTAACAATGGGATTGCCTTGCGTACATTTAAGCCCAGCTTCGATAATCTCCCATTTAGAAGAGTCCACCATCAGTGGCATTTTGGCAATATCAGGCTCTGAGACGATTAGATTCATAAAACGAACCGTAGCGGCTTTGCCATCAAGCATGCCTTCGTCCATATTGATATCAACCACTTGCGCGCCTTCTTCAACTGTCTAATAATGCCTTTTCATATTCTTCATTAAGAATAAGGCGTTTAAATTTGTCTAAGCCTGTAATATTAGCGCGCTCGCCAATATTTACAAACAATGAATTATCCCAATATTAAAAGCCTCAAGCCCCGAACAAGCGATGTTCTGGCTTAATGGTAGGAATTTTTCTAAGTGATATGTCTTTAATAGCATAGGCAATGGCTTTAATATGCTCAGGCGTTGAACCACAGCAGCCACCTAAGATATTCACCAAGCCTGAATTTACCCATTCCGATGACTTGCTCGCTCATGGTTAAGGCGTCTAAGGTCATATTTGCCAAATTCATTGGGTAAACTAGCGTTTGGATGGGCTGATACATAAGTGTTAGCCAGGCGTGACATTTCAGCCACATATTGGCGTAATAAATCAAGTCCTAATGCACAATTAAGCCCAATAGAGATAAGCTTAGCGTGACGTAATGAGTTATAAAAAGCTTCGGTCATTTGCCCAGATAGGGTGCCCGCGGGACCAGAGACATTAGTAATGGTGCCAGAAATCATGATTGGAAGTTCACAATACCATCGTCTCCAAAGGCTTACTCAACGGCAAAGATAGCAGCTTGGCGTTGAGTGTATCAAAGATGGTTTCAATCAGAATAATATCCGCATCACCTTTAATCAAACCGTGAGTAGACTCTATATATAACATCAACCAACTCATCAAAGGTGACGTTTCTAAATCCAGAGTTGTTTACATCTGGTGAGAGAGCGAGCAAGTACGTAAAGTTAGGCCAGATAAATCTTGGTTTTTCAGTTGTTGAAAGTTCACTGCAAGCTTGTTTGGTAAGTTTGGCACTTTCCAGATTAATTTCATAGGCTAACTCTTCCATTTTGTAATCAGACATGAAAGTGTGTGTTGCATTATAAGGTATTGGTTTCAATAATATCAGCACCGATTTTTAAATAATCTTTATAAATGTCTTTGATAATTTAACTCAGTGAGAGCGAGTCACTGTTGCTTTGAACTAAAACATGTCAATCTTTAAAACGCTCGCCACGATAGTTTTACTCGGTTAATTTATGCTTTTGAATCATGCTGCCCACCCAATGATACCATTAAGTACTAAAATTTGCTGTTCTAAGAGGGATTGTAATATTTGCTTTGTATTCATGGTTGGCACAAAGTATATAGTAAGTTCTAAATTGTAATAAAGAACAGGAAATATAGTGAAAAAGATATTATTACTTGGATTATTATTTAAATGCAACTGCATTTTTAGACTTTAAGAGTTATGGCTCTGGTTATAAGAATAATGATTGGTCACAGTTTGGACACCCATGTATTGGATGGAAAAGGTGAATAATAATAACAGTTCTAATAATCGTCATTATAATTACCCCTATCTCTATAACAATCAAGCATTTAATACCAACGCCTCACGCTTTAATATGAACCAGATGCCAATGCCTAATCAGGCATATCAGGCAGAAAATAGTGCTTTGCCAGCTTTAATGTATGAAATACCTGCAGCTATTTCATTTGTTAACCTTGAACAAATACTAGTAACAAATCATCGTAAAGCACCAAACCCTTACTCTAATTACTACTTCGTCAAGGTCACGTAATCCGCATTCTTTTTAAATTTTAATCTTGATTAGGAGTTAATTTGCATAAATATATTATTATGTTATAATATAAACTGATTTAATAAAGTTAATATGGAGATATGATAATGAAAAAGATTCTTGCAATAGTAGTACTGGCATTCACCTTAAGTGCGAATGCATTTTGGAATAGTAACAACACCCCTTGGAGCAATGGTTACAACAACCATAACGGTTATGGCTACCAAGAAGATAATGGCATGTTTGGCTACAACCCATACGATTTTTGGGATCCTCGTTGGTATCCAGAAGAAATGGGCAATATGTTTGATGAGTTTGATAACAACGGTTGGAATAACAACAACAACTATTATGGTTATGGTCGCAATGGTTATGGTCGCAATGGTTATGGTCGCAATGGTTATGGTTTTGCACCTAATGGTTATGCAAATACCCCATGGGGACCTGGCGTTATACCTAGAACGACTATGCCAGTAACGCCAACAGCAAAATAATAGTATAAAAGCTATGATTAAAACCAGCACTAGTTGCTGGTTTTTTTTTGCTAAAAGTTAGGTTTATAATGAGGGTTAATTAATAATTAAGAAGTGAAAAGTATGAAACAGAAAAATGATGAGCCTTCAGTATTAACTGAAGATACTCAATAAATCATGAGTTACGTAGTAAAGCCGGTTTTTTATTGCCTGATTTGCTGTCTTTAAGGTTAAAGCATTATGCTTATTAATGTTGGTTTGGGTTAAAATATGCACCCTAAATAATCATTAAATTTAGGAATAAAAAAATGAATAGAGGTTGCTTATTTTGTCAATTGCGTGAAGAAAGAATTATTGGTCAATGTAGTTTAACCATTACGTTTTTAGACTCTTATCCTGCCTCTCCTGGACATACGCTGATTATTCCTAAAAGACATGTTGCTACTTATTTTGATATTATCGAACAAGAGCAAAATGCGATTGCTAAAGCCATTCAAACGGCTAAACTTATTCTTGATGAGGAGTTTTCCCCAGATGGCTATAACATTGGTGTGAATAATGGTGAGGTGGCAGGGCAGAGTATTATGC harbors:
- a CDS encoding ABC-F family ATPase, yielding MISTTNITMQFGEKLLFENISIKFQSGNRYGLIGANGCGKSTFMKILTGELTPSNGTVHISDGDCLGILRQDQFAFEDFRVVDTVIMGHAELWKIKKERDRIYALPEMSEKDGVKVAELEMQFAEMDGYMAESSASELLLGLDIPEEQHYGLMSEIAPGWKLRILLAQALFSNPEILLLDEPTNNLDINSIRWLEGVLKERKATMVIISHDRHFLNGVCTHMSDLDYGALNTFPGNYDDFMIASTAIQEKMQTDNAKKEAKIKELKHFVSRFSAKASKSKQATSRLKQLDKIILDEIRPSSRVSPYIIFNQENKLHRNVLEVKGLSKSFNPQGDAKKNDKLEVLKDINFLFEVGDRIAIIGQNGIGKTTLLRTLVGEIKPDKGKIKWSENINIGYYAQDYSKDFETDMNVLDWMSQFKTEKDDIQAMRAVLGKMLFGKEDIGKSIKSLSGGEKGRMLFGKLMLQNPNVLVMDEPTNHLDMESIEALNLALDNYEGTLIFVSHDREFVSSLSTKVVELKEDDMHYYSGNYENYLTSQK
- a CDS encoding YhjD/YihY/BrkB family envelope integrity protein, with translation MSLARHFDVDLIIYLLVSSYLSASKLFVFIPMGDIFISSLPIILSAIGLGLLYYFISNEKVSFKNAIKSGFIAVFLLEILKSILLIYINYFPFYELIYSALFMLLLFMLWVYFFLVVVLFGTSSSFCLCQAEDQ
- a CDS encoding riboflavin synthase produces the protein MFTGIIQTIGKIKSIKAGTFCFEARSSFFNEVEIGDSIAVNGVCLTVIEIGNDYFKADISQETLRCTIFNHLSTNNSVNLEKALRLNQGIDGHLVSGHVDGIAKVVERFIEGESRRFKINAPKNLIKYIAKKSSVCINGVSLTVNNINDCVFDINIVPHTVKATTLGELEINSKVNLEVDIIARHLEQLLHH
- the ribBA gene encoding bifunctional 3,4-dihydroxy-2-butanone-4-phosphate synthase/GTP cyclohydrolase II — its product is MKSTIEEILKDYSQGKMIILMDDEDRENEGDLIIPAETVTKEDINFMATHGRGLICLTLTEERCKQLNLPLMVAQNNDANGTNFTVSIEAVEGVTTGISAADRAKTILDAVARDAKPADIVQPGHIFPLMAQPGGVLIRAGHTEAGCDLARLAGLEPASVIVEILNKDGSMARRDDLEIFAKKHNIKLGMIEDLISYRVENEKTIERINEREFKTEFAIFRLISFLDSIHNETHLALVKGEISSNTDTCVRVHMEDVFKDVLREKSNNFSVNAVLKHIAKLDSGVLLLLRMQTDQSILENIDKVNGNAHDDIKTYGVGAQILSDLGVKRMRILGSPRKLYGLKGFGLEVTEYVDTSK
- the ribH gene encoding 6,7-dimethyl-8-ribityllumazine synthase; the protein is MEFKFDKNGNRDFLVKAKVAIIVGYFYQNIGDKLLSAAQETLARYGINVNNINVFYAPGAFEIPLLAKKLASQQLSGKNLYDGIVALGAVINGETTHFEFICNECARGVADVSYQYEIPTAFGILTTNNMEQTIGRAGGYKGNKGEEATMAMIEMLYLMQQVDTQTF
- the nusB gene encoding transcription antitermination factor NusB, coding for MTFKTPKQRSRERVVQALYQYLVSGGEVLQIEQQFLNQKQGKISKAFFSNLFINILKNRSLLDEIIAPTISRKTEQLGSVEHAILYLGAFELKFSPEVPYKVVINESLELAKLYGAEGVHKLINASLDKLAQTLREVELTN
- a CDS encoding B12-binding domain-containing protein; this encodes MTKYIDEDIQEAFDELDHPTLVIEGPLMAGMNIVGDLFDAGKMFLLQVVKSPV
- a CDS encoding HIT family protein, which gives rise to MNRGCLFCQLREERIIGQCSLTITFLDSYPASPGHTLIIPKRHVATYFDIIEQEQNAIAKAIQTAKLILDEEFSPDGYNIGVNNGEVAGQSIMHLHVHLIPRYKGDVENPKGGVRWVISNKADYWSDRDK